AGTGAGGCGGAAATTCAGGCAGCAAATGAAAAAGGCTTTATAAACTGGTGTATTGGAGAGCGGATACTGCGTACCGAAACTGCGCCTGTGGTAGCGCTTTCGATTTTAAATTACCGCCTATAAATAGGGATATTATAAAATTTAGTTATTAATTTTATTGATTTTTATTTAAAAAAATTCTACTCTGAATTCAATAATAATTAGGCAATATATTAATTTAAAGTTGGGTTTTAGTAGATATAACAACAAGGGCAACCAGAAGTAGGGTACTTAGGACGCACAAAAGGCTTTTTTGACATGGTGGATAATCGAAATGATTATGTTCAAACGTATTTACATTACGCTCAAATTGCGAACACGCTTCGCCACAGTCGATATTTTTTACTCAGCATCCTGATTATTTGTCTTTATATTTTCAGCATTTACCAGATTTACTACCACCCTTCTCATGTATATTTTAACCAGTGGTTTATTTTTACAGAAATTACCGTCAGCCTCTGCTGGCTGACCAGTACGCTCTATTTTAAACCTGGACAGTATCAGCTTAAAGTTGCCCATCGCTGGCTGCAAGTTCAGAGCCTGTTTGTTGGCCTGTGTATTGCGCTGGGTATTTTTATTATTTATTACTATCTGCCAACCGCGGACCCAAATTTCAGTACAATTGAAGCGCTTACCCTGTCTACTTTACTGCTGATTGTCACTCAGACCTTTGGACTGACTTATCTGACCCAGAAAATCAGCTATTTCTTACTGACGTTTATCCCCTGTCTGATTCCCTTCTTTGCCTCCCAGTTTTTACACACTGCATCAGAGAACCCTTTCTTGGGTCTGGCTTTAAACTTTGTCATGATTGTGATCCTGCTCTGTGCCACAAGCAGCTACCGTATTCAACGACACACTTCCTGTCTGTCTGCGGAAAATCATTTACTGGTTGAGCAAGCCAAACAACAGGTAGACTGGACCGATGAGCTGTGTCAGCAATTACAAAAAGAAGTCAACAAATCCAAAGATATTGAACAGCAGCTCCAGCTCATCAATCAGCTACTTGAACAAAAAGTGCGTGAACGTACCTATGATATTGAGCAGATTAATCTTGACCTGAAAAATCAGCAGCAGAATCTGGAGCTGGCACACAATATTGCCGGACTGCGACCATGGGATTGGGATATTGCCAACCGGAAAATCACCCTGGTCAACCATAAGAATGAAAAAATCCTGAGAGGCTCCAAAGAGCATAATATTTATTTAAAGCAACTGATTCACCCGGATGATCTTAAATCTTTTAAATCTGCTATCAAGCAGCATCTACGCGGGCAGGTTGACCGTTATGATGTGACTTACCGGATTCAGCTATCACCAGGGGTTTGGAATTGGGTGCATGATGTTGGTCGTGTGATTAGCAGCGACCCAGTCAGCCATAAACCGCTGAGAATGGTCGGTATTCGTCGTGACATTCAGCAGGAACGCACATCTCAGGAACGTTTAAAACTGGTTGCCAGTGTGATGGAACAGGCCGCCGAAGGGATTTTTATTCTGGATCAGGAACTCAATTATATTGATGTCAATCCCCACTATGAATATCTGACCGGCTTTAATCGTAATCAATTAATTGGACAATCCCTTTTTGATATTATTGCCCCTTCTAAAATCGGGCAACGGCCCAGCATGCGGGCGACCATCATCAAAAAAGTTAAAGACACCGGCTCTTATGATGGGGAAATTCATGCAAAATTTCGATCAGGTAAAAAACTGACTTTGTGGCTCCATATTAATGCTACCACTGATGAAAAGGACCGTATTACCCATTATATCGGTATTGTCTCGGATCTGACCGAGCGCAAACTGCAGGAACAACGTCTGTCCTACCTTGAAAACTATGACGCTCTGACCGACTTGCCCAACCGTTTTTACTATAATTATCAGCTACATCAATATCTGGTTTCACAAAAAGATTCCATCCAGAAAATTGCCGTCATTCGACTCAATATTGATCGCTTCCGCCCGTTAAATGAATATCTATCCAATAATGGGGGGGATGAACTGTTACGCCAGGTGGCACAGCGTCTGCGCATCACCAATGCTGAAGCCCTGTTTGTTGCCCATCTGAATGGAGATGATTTTGCGATTCTATATGAAATATCGCATATTCGGCCCTCGGTGCAGGAGCATTGCCAGTGCATCGTTGAAGCCTTTAAAGTACCCTTTCATATTTATGGACAGGATTATGTGATTACCCTGTCGATGGGGATTGCATTTTATCCCGACCATGGCCGTCAGCTGGATTATCTGAATAACTGTGCCGAACAGGCTTTGAGTGAGGCCAAGGATCTGGGAGGCAATACCATTCGTTTCTATTCCAGCAAAAATACTGCACTCCTCGAGCAAGGGATTTTTATTGAACGCGATCTGCGCAAAGCACTGCATAATAATGAACTGGTGGTGTATTATCAGCCCAAAATTCACTTCCACAACCAGAAAATTTATGGCTTTGAGGCTTTGGTACGCTGGAACCATCCTGAAAAAGGCATTATTCCACCCGGTCTGTTTGTTCCACTGGCTGAACAGACCAGCTTGATTTCAGATATTGGCCGCCTAGTGATTCAGCAAACAGCACAGCAAATTAAAAAATGGAATGAACTGGGTTTTAATAATATTTGTGTCTCAGTCAATATCGTGGCACAGCAGTTACGTCGCGGTCAGCTCCTGAATGATCTGGATCATGCCATTGCAGAAAACCAGATTTCTGGCAGCAGCCTAGAACTTGAGATTACCGAATCGTCCCTGATTGAAAATTCTGAGGCAATTAAAGTGCTGCTAGATCAAATCAAGCAGCGCCAGATTAATATTTCTCTAGATGACTTCGGTACCGGCTATTCGTCTTTGTCCTATCTTGCCGACTTTCCTATTGACATCTTAAAAATTGATCGAAGTTTTGTCTCTAAAATTGGGGAAACCAAACAGGAAGCGCTGGTAAGCGCCATAGTTGCAATGGGCAAAGCAATGGGAATGATTGTGGTTGCTGAAGGTGTCGAAACTCGGGAACAATTTGACTATTTACTTGATTTAAATTGTGATATTGCCCAAGGCTATTTATTTTCCAAACCTTTGCCAGAGCAGGAAGCGACTGCCTATTTGGAGCAAAACCGCAACTTTGCTTCTTATACCCTGCACGTCTAAGTTCATAGCCCTGTTCAATAATTTTGTTTGAAAAACGGGCGGCTTTGACTGGGCTAAGCGCCTAACAAATGGTATATTCGAAGCCATAAATCTAATTTATTTACCCGGTTGCCGGGTAATCTTTACAACGATCGAGATACAGATGGACGAACAATCTTTAAAGCAACAGGCTCTTTACTATCACGAATTTCCTACTCCGGGAAAAATCAGCGTTACACCAAGCAAACAATTGGTCAACCAACGTGACTTAGCCCTTGCTTATTCGCCTGGCGTAGCGGCTCCATGTCTTGAGATTGAACGTGATCCTTCAACAGCTGCCCTCTATACCGCACGTGGCAACCTGGTGGCTGTCGTCACTAACGGTACTGCAGTACTGGGTCTGGGAAATATTGGCCCGCTTGCATCTAAGCCGGTGATGGAAGGTAAAGGCGTACTGTTCAAAAAATTTGCTGGCGTTGACGTATTCGATATTGAAATTGCAGAAAATGATCCGGATAAGATTGTTGATATCGTTGCTGCTCTGGAACCCACCTTTGGTGGCATCAACCTTGAAGATATCAAGGCTCCAGAATGTTTCTATATTGAACAGAAACTGCGTGAGCGCATGAATATTCCTGTATTCCATGATGACCAGCACGGGACCTCTATCATTGTAGGTTCTGCCCTGTTAAATGCGCTGAAGCTCAACGGTAAAAAAATTGATGAGATCAAGATTATTGCTTCAGGTGCGGGTGCTGCTGCGCTGTCTTGTCTGAATCTGCTGTGCGCACTGGGTGCCAAAAAAGAAAATATCATTGTGGCGGACTCACGTGGCCTGTTAACGTCTAAACGTGAAGGTCTGGACGAGTCTAAAAAAGCCTATGTACAAGATATTGAAGAGACTCAGATCGGTGAAGTGATTGCCGGTGCAGACATGTTCCTCGGTCTTTCTGCGGCAGGTATTCTGACCAAAGAAATGGTTAAAACCATGGCCAGAGATCCGATCATTTTTGCCTTGGCAAACCCGAATCCGGAAATTCTGCCTGAACATGCCCATGAAGTTCGTGATGACGTGATTATGGCAACTGGCCGTTCTGACTATCCGAACCAGGTGAATAACGCCCTGTGCTTCCCTTATATCTTCCGTGGTGCGCTTGATGTAGGTGCGACAACGATTAACGAAGAAATGAAAATTGCCTGTGTACATGCAATTGCACGCATGGCGCATATCGAAGCTGATGCCTCGACTTATGGTGAAAAATCGGCATCTTTCGGCCGTGACTACCTGATTCCGGGTCCACTGGATCAACGTCTGATTCTGGAAATTGCTCCGGCAGTTGCCCAGGCTGCTATGGATTCTGGCGTAGCAACTCGCCCAATCCAGGACTTCGCAGCTTATCGTCAGCGCCTGTCTGAGTTCGTCTATAATTCTGCCTTCATGATGAAGCCTATCTTTGAACAGGCAAAATCTGACCCGAAACGCATTGCCTATGCCGAAGGTGAAGATCTGCGCGTACTTCGTGCGGCACAAATTGCAGTCGATGAAGGTCTGGCCAAACCGATTCTGGTCGGCCGTCCGGCAGTGATTGAAGCCAATATCAAGAAGCTGGGCTTGCGTCTTGAAGACGGCGCGAACATCACGATTGTCGATCAGGAGAAAAACCCGGATTACCAGAAGTTTGCGGATGACTATTACACCATCATGCAACGCAAGGGCGTTACGCCTGAGTATGCTCAGCGTGAAGCACGTCGCCGTTCAACCCTGATTGCTGCAATGCTGGTCAAACATGGTCTTGCCGATGGCATGTTATGTGGTACTTACTCCAGCTATGACATCCACCTGGACTTTGTCAGCAACGTTATTGGCAAGAAAGACGGTCACAATACCTTCTTCACGCTGAATGCCTTGATGCTGGAAGATCGTAACCTGTTTATTGCAGATACCTATGTCAACACCAACCCGACCGCTGAACAACTGGCAGAAATGACTATTCTGGCTGCTGAAGAAGTTCGCCGTTTTGGTATGACTCCACGCATTGCCCTGCTTTCACATTCGAGCTTCGGTTCCCATCAGGATGATGTCAGCGCGCAAAAAATGCGTCGTGTATTTGAACTCCTGTCTGAAATTGCACCAGAACTTGAAGTTGAAGGTGAAATGCACGGTGATGCAGCCCTAGATGAAAATATCCGTCAGTTTGCTTTCCCGAACTCACGCTTCAAGGGTTCTGCCAACCTGCTGATCATGCCAAATCTGGATGCGGCTAATATTTCATTTAACCTGTTAAAAGCAACATCAGGGAATAATGTAACAATTGGTCCAATTCTACTAGGTGCAGCGAAACCGGTACATATTCTGACCCCAACCGCAACTACTCGCCGTTTAGTGAACATGACAGCATTAACTGTGGCTGAAATCCAGGAAGTTGAAAAAAACGCCCTATAAGAACTATACGCATTCGCGTCACTTCTTAACTTGAGAAAACCTCTATTCTGTAGCATGATGCTGTTAAGAATAGAGGTTTTTTCATGCAAGTTTATTTAGTAGGCGGTGCAGTGCGAGATCACTTACTCGGGCATCCCTATCACGAAAAAGATTATGTGGTGGTTGGTACCACGCCTGCACATATGCTGAGCTTAGGCTATCATCCTGTCGGGAAAGATTTTCCTGTTTTTTTACACCCAGAAACCAAAGAAGAATATGCGCTAGCCCGCACCGAACGCAAATCCGGTTCTGGTTATCATGGTTTTGAATTTCACACTGACATCAGTGTAACGCTGGAACAGGACCTGATCCGCCGCGACTTGACCATCAATGCTATGGCCATGGATGAGGCCGGCCAGATTTATGATCCGTATGGCGGTCAGCAAGATCTGGAAAATCGGGTTTTACGTCATGTGTCCGATGCCTTCATTGAAGATCCATTAAGAGTCCTGCGGATTGCCCGTTTTGCTGCACGCTATCATCGTCAGGGTTTTCAGATTGCTGATGAAACCCTGCTACTCATGCAACAATTGACTGAATCAGGTGAACTGGATGCGCTAACCCCGGAACGGGTCTGGAAAGAGACAGCACGTGCCCTGATGGAGCGTGATGCGGATGTTTATTTTGAAGTGTTACGCAGTTGTGGTGCTTTAAAAGTTCTGTTCCCGGAAATTGATGCGTTATATGGTATTCCGCAACGCCCTGAATATCATCCGGAAATTGATTGCGGTATTCATACCATGATGTCTTTACAACAAGCTTGCCGTCAGAATTATAGTCTGGATGTACGTTTTGCGGTTCTGGTGCATGATCTGGGTAAAGCGCTGACGCCTGTAGAAGAATTACCGCGACATATCATGCACGAAGAGCGCGGCATTAAACCGGTAACGGCATTATGTGAACGGCTCAAAGTACCGACTTATACCAAACAGCTGGCGTTGGCGGTATGTAAGGAGCATCTAAAATGCCATCAGGCTTTTAATCTGAAGCCCGGCACTTTATGGCGTTTATTGCAGCGGCTGGATGTATTACGTCGTCCTGAGCGTGTCGAAGCATTTATACAAGCCTGTGAATGTGATTCGCGTGGCCGCTTAGGTCTGGAAGACCGGCCTTATCCGCAGGCACAATATGTACTAGAAGCCATGCAGCTGGTACGAAATATTAAAGCTCAAGACCTACCCTCCGATATTCAGGGACCGGACATTGGGGAGATGCTGATTGAACGGCGTATTCAGGCACTGGGAGTATTAAAGGAACAATATCAACAGACTATTGATATTGATTAAAAAAGCACCCTTGGGTGCTTTTTATTGTTTAAGGCCTACACCTAAGCTTCTTGTCTCCAAGAAAGCTTAAACAAAATTTAAGCCTGGATCAGGAAATATCTGCTGGAAAAGCAATCACCTGCTCTAGCTTCATCTGCCGGGTTGCAACCATCAGCAGACGGTCCAGCCCCAAGGCAATGCCTGAACATTCCGGCATCTTGGGCAATGCTGCCAGCAGATATTCATCGATGGGCATCACATGCAAACCGAGTGCTGCTCGTTCGGCATTATCCGCTTCAAAACGAGAGCGCAAAACCTCGGCATCTATTAGCTCGTCATAAGCATTCGCCAGTTCCAGCCCTTCAATATACAGCTCGAAACGTGCAGCAACCAGTTCACCGTCTTCATCAAGTGTGGTTTTAGCCAGTGAGGCCAACTCAGGCGGGAAATCTGTCAGAAATACAACAGTATCAAAACCCAGGCTTGGCTCTACCATATGTGAAAATAACAGATCAATATAGCCCAGACGGTCATTGCCCAAGTCCAGATTCAGTCCTACCCTGCGGCAGCAATCCTGCAATTGTGGCACAGTCGCCTGGAGGGGATTTAAATCCAGACGATCCATAAAGGCATGTTTATAACTCAGGACCGTTGGCCGTACTTCACCAAAGCGTGCTTTGAGGACGCCATTTAGCAGCTCAGTCACTTCAAACATTAACTCTTTCAGACTGAAACCCGGACGGTACCACTCCAGCATACTAAACTCGCTGTTGTGTTTATGGCCATGTTCATCATCACGGAAAACTTTACAAATCTGGTAAATCGGCCCGCTTCCACTGGCCAATAAACGCTTCATGGCAAATTCTGGGGAGGTTTGCAAATAATGAGTACTCAGCTTGCCCATGACATGGCGCTGTGCCTGAATAGATGCTAAATGTACATCGGTCACACCTGCCTGTGACAAGACAGGGGTTTCAACTTCCAGCACTTTACGTTCAGCAAAAAACTGGCGGATTTGAGTATACATTCTGGCGCGCGCTTGAATACTTTGCAGATCACAAGTCGGTTGATAGGACACGGACTGGCTCATGCTTGTGGCCCTCCATGTGCTGCCCATTCCCGGCGTAGCGGATAGGTTTTACGTAAATGGTCAAATGCCTGCTGGTCAACCTTGCCGTCTTTTAGACAGGCACGCAGACTGGCATCATCACGGGCAATGTCGTAGATTTGAGACAGATGCTGTTGTAGCGACATTTTCAAATTCTGGTTTTGGAAAAATGGCTCACAGACAGGCAACTGGGTTTCAAACTGTTTATGCCTGTCAAAGCCAAACGTCTGGCAAAATGCGTCATAAATTATTTGTGTACCACGTGCCTTGCCTTCCAGACTATAACCGGCAATATGGGGCGTCACCAAAGTCAGCAGATCAAGCAGCTGTTCAGAAATTTCCGGTTCGTGTTCAAAGACATCCAGCACCACTTTTCTTCCAGTCTTCTGAATATCCTGAATCAGGGCCTGCTCTTCAATCACCGGACCACGTGCGGAATTAATCAGGAAGGTCTCAGGCTGCATGTGCGCCAAGCTAACCGCGTTAATCAGATGATAGGTCGGGTACTGGCCAGTTTTGGTAAGCGGCACATGTAGCGAGACTGCATGCGCTTGCTTAAGTAGTTCCGTCCATTCCACTTGCTGAACCTGTTCCTGCTGTACATAGGGATCATAGGCAATTACCTTCCAGTCCAGCAGTTTTGCCAGAGTGGCCAGACGCGAACCGACATTGCCAAGGCCGACAATACCCAAAGTAAATTGCTGACCAGCATTGAGTAGGTCTGGCTGCACATGCAATAAAGCCGTAATCACATATTCAGCCACAGCCTGCGCATTACAACCCGGTGCATTGGCCCAGCTGATCTGCTTATTTTCCAGCGCTGCAATATCCAGATGATCGGTGCCAATCGTGGCACTACCCACAAATTTAAGCCGACTGCCCTGTAACAGGGTTGCATTCACCTGGGTCACGGAACGAACCAGTAAAGCATCCGCATCTTTAACATCCTGTGCAGACAGGCTGCGTCCTGCGCGATGTTGAATGTCACCAAATTCGGCAAAGAAATAGTCGGTAAATGCCAGATTTTCATCTGCAACAATTTTCATAATCTGTTCCAATGACTGCATCTGCGTATCATACCGCGTCCACTGGCATGTGACTATTTTCCCTTAGAATCAATCCTTAGCAAAAATACCAATATAAAGAAGCCGAAGTAGAGATTCACTCCGGCAAAGGCATGTCATGAAAGCAATATCAAGGCGCTGCTTTCAGGCCACCGTCTCATCGGCAAGAGAGTGAATCGAGCCATCAATAATGCCTTTGGCCTGCAATGCAGCCAATTGTTCCGGAGTTTTGAAGCGGGATAAGATAAAGCCGGTATGTTGGCCCAGTTGTGGCGGCGCATGCCGATATTCTACCGGGGTTTCAGACAGCTTGATCGGCGAAGCAATCACTTGGAAGCGATCATTCAATGGATGTGGCACATCGACCACCATGCCGCGATGCTGGACTTGTGGTTCAGCCAATGCCTCTTCAATCGAGTTAATCACCCCGACCGGTACTTTGACAGCATGGATCGCATCAACCCAGTCTTTGGCATTTTTTCTGAGAAAATATTCAGATAATAATGCAATCAATTCATCCCGATGTTTTACCCGATCCTGATTACGCTGGAACCTGCTGTCTTGTAGTAGCTCCGGCAAATCAATGGCCATACATAAATCTTTAAATTGCTTGTCATTACCACAGGCAATAATAAATTCCTTATCTTTTGCTTTAAAAGTCTGATAAGGCACAATATTTGGGTGATGATTTCCCATCCGCACCGGCGAAACACCCGAGCTTAAATAGTTCATGCCCTGATTGGCAAGTGCTGCGACCTGCACATCGAGGAGCGACATATCAATATACTGGCCGCGTCCGCTCTGTTGACATGACCATAGGGCGGCCTGTATGGCAATGGTTGCATATAAGCCGGTCTGGATATCAACTACTGCCACGCCGACCTTCTGTGCGCCTCCACCTGGTCTATCATCACTTTCACCGGTAATACTCATCAGGCCCGACATGCCCTGAATGATGAAATCATAGCCGGGTTCTTCGGCACGTGGCCCATCCTGACCAAACCCAGTAATCGAACAATACACCAGCTTCGGATTTAGTGCGCTTAAGCTGGCATAGTCCAGGCCATATTTTGCCAGTGAACCTGCCTTATAGTTTTCAATCACCACATCTGCCGTTTTGGCAATTTCCCGGATCAGTTCCTGACCTTCGGCACTCGCAATATCGACTGCAACCGAATATTTATTGCGGTTGGCACACTGAAAATATCCGGACTCACGTGTGGCATTGCCCTCCTGGTCCGACATCCAGGGCGGTCCCCACATCCGGGTATCATCCCCGACATGCGGCCTTTCAATCTTGATGACTTCAGCGCCCAGATCAGCCAGAATCTGTCCGCACCAAGGTCCTGCCAGCACGCGACTCAAGTCTAAAACACGAATTCCCTGTAAAGCTCCCATATCTTTCTTCCTTTTTAAGGGGGATGGACCTTACTGCTCCATCCTGATCATTTTTATTTCAGGTTTTATTTCACAGCAGCTGGTCGGTCCGACACTACCGTCTTCTTAGCTTTAGCTTCTTCATCTGCTGGAACCACCAGATTGGCTTGCGGGTCATATTGACGCTCACGAATAAAGAGTCCAGGAATTACACCAGCAATAAAGTAGGCGGCACCCATCACAATAAAGGCCAGGGTAAATGAACCGCCCGCAGCAATAATTCCAATCGTTGCAGGAGCAATAGCTGCGCCCAAGCGTCCCATATTGTAGGCACCGCCAATCGCAGTTCCCCGCACATCAGTAGAAAAGGTTTCCGCCATATACGTTGCATTCACGCCATATGGAATGCCATATAAGAAGCCAAATGTGACCAGTAAGTAGGCAATATTGGTCGGGCTGTTATAGAAAATGATAATCGGTAAAAAGGCAGCTGTACTGACCGTACCAAATACAAAAGTGATCCGGCGGCCAAATTTATCTGCCAGATAACCCGCTAAAATCTTGCCCAGGATCATGGCCGTATATGCACCTACCATATAACCGGTCAATGCCTTGAAGTTCATGTTGAGTTCGGTTTCAAGATAGGTAGGCATCCAGTTATTTACGCCATAATAGCCAAACTGTAAAAATGCCGCAGTGGTCATCCACAGCAAAAACATTTTACGGTGCTGCTGGTGGCCAAAAATACGCTTATAAATACTTTCCGCTGGCTGTTGGGCAACAGGTAGCGTCGGCTCAGCTTCAGCTTTTATATGACGATTTTGCAATTGCTTGATTTTTTCTTCCTGCCAAGATGCCGGTTCTGGCACAAAGCGCATAAAAATCAAGGCAAAGGCCGCAGGAATAATAGTTACATAAAACAGCATGCGCCAGCCATAATCAGGGATGATGGCTCCGGCCATTAAAGTGGCGACAATATAGCCAATCGTCTGTCCAGTTTGTAGCGTTCCTAAGACTGTGGTCCGGTATTTGGTCGGTACATATTCAGCCATTAACGTATTACAGGCCATGTAGAGTGAACCGAGTCCAAAAGCACCAATAAAACGTAAAATCATGAACTGCTCATAACTTTGGGTAAATCCCAAAATACAGGTCATGATCGAGAAAAACACCACAGACCAGGCAATGGTTTTTACCCGCCCGAACTTGTCACAGGCCCATCCACCCGTAATGCCGCCCAGCGCCATCCCTGCCAAAGAAGCACTTCC
The nucleotide sequence above comes from Acinetobacter sp. 10FS3-1. Encoded proteins:
- a CDS encoding EAL domain-containing protein, which codes for MVDNRNDYVQTYLHYAQIANTLRHSRYFLLSILIICLYIFSIYQIYYHPSHVYFNQWFIFTEITVSLCWLTSTLYFKPGQYQLKVAHRWLQVQSLFVGLCIALGIFIIYYYLPTADPNFSTIEALTLSTLLLIVTQTFGLTYLTQKISYFLLTFIPCLIPFFASQFLHTASENPFLGLALNFVMIVILLCATSSYRIQRHTSCLSAENHLLVEQAKQQVDWTDELCQQLQKEVNKSKDIEQQLQLINQLLEQKVRERTYDIEQINLDLKNQQQNLELAHNIAGLRPWDWDIANRKITLVNHKNEKILRGSKEHNIYLKQLIHPDDLKSFKSAIKQHLRGQVDRYDVTYRIQLSPGVWNWVHDVGRVISSDPVSHKPLRMVGIRRDIQQERTSQERLKLVASVMEQAAEGIFILDQELNYIDVNPHYEYLTGFNRNQLIGQSLFDIIAPSKIGQRPSMRATIIKKVKDTGSYDGEIHAKFRSGKKLTLWLHINATTDEKDRITHYIGIVSDLTERKLQEQRLSYLENYDALTDLPNRFYYNYQLHQYLVSQKDSIQKIAVIRLNIDRFRPLNEYLSNNGGDELLRQVAQRLRITNAEALFVAHLNGDDFAILYEISHIRPSVQEHCQCIVEAFKVPFHIYGQDYVITLSMGIAFYPDHGRQLDYLNNCAEQALSEAKDLGGNTIRFYSSKNTALLEQGIFIERDLRKALHNNELVVYYQPKIHFHNQKIYGFEALVRWNHPEKGIIPPGLFVPLAEQTSLISDIGRLVIQQTAQQIKKWNELGFNNICVSVNIVAQQLRRGQLLNDLDHAIAENQISGSSLELEITESSLIENSEAIKVLLDQIKQRQINISLDDFGTGYSSLSYLADFPIDILKIDRSFVSKIGETKQEALVSAIVAMGKAMGMIVVAEGVETREQFDYLLDLNCDIAQGYLFSKPLPEQEATAYLEQNRNFASYTLHV
- a CDS encoding NADP-dependent malic enzyme is translated as MDEQSLKQQALYYHEFPTPGKISVTPSKQLVNQRDLALAYSPGVAAPCLEIERDPSTAALYTARGNLVAVVTNGTAVLGLGNIGPLASKPVMEGKGVLFKKFAGVDVFDIEIAENDPDKIVDIVAALEPTFGGINLEDIKAPECFYIEQKLRERMNIPVFHDDQHGTSIIVGSALLNALKLNGKKIDEIKIIASGAGAAALSCLNLLCALGAKKENIIVADSRGLLTSKREGLDESKKAYVQDIEETQIGEVIAGADMFLGLSAAGILTKEMVKTMARDPIIFALANPNPEILPEHAHEVRDDVIMATGRSDYPNQVNNALCFPYIFRGALDVGATTINEEMKIACVHAIARMAHIEADASTYGEKSASFGRDYLIPGPLDQRLILEIAPAVAQAAMDSGVATRPIQDFAAYRQRLSEFVYNSAFMMKPIFEQAKSDPKRIAYAEGEDLRVLRAAQIAVDEGLAKPILVGRPAVIEANIKKLGLRLEDGANITIVDQEKNPDYQKFADDYYTIMQRKGVTPEYAQREARRRSTLIAAMLVKHGLADGMLCGTYSSYDIHLDFVSNVIGKKDGHNTFFTLNALMLEDRNLFIADTYVNTNPTAEQLAEMTILAAEEVRRFGMTPRIALLSHSSFGSHQDDVSAQKMRRVFELLSEIAPELEVEGEMHGDAALDENIRQFAFPNSRFKGSANLLIMPNLDAANISFNLLKATSGNNVTIGPILLGAAKPVHILTPTATTRRLVNMTALTVAEIQEVEKNAL
- a CDS encoding multifunctional CCA addition/repair protein; protein product: MQVYLVGGAVRDHLLGHPYHEKDYVVVGTTPAHMLSLGYHPVGKDFPVFLHPETKEEYALARTERKSGSGYHGFEFHTDISVTLEQDLIRRDLTINAMAMDEAGQIYDPYGGQQDLENRVLRHVSDAFIEDPLRVLRIARFAARYHRQGFQIADETLLLMQQLTESGELDALTPERVWKETARALMERDADVYFEVLRSCGALKVLFPEIDALYGIPQRPEYHPEIDCGIHTMMSLQQACRQNYSLDVRFAVLVHDLGKALTPVEELPRHIMHEERGIKPVTALCERLKVPTYTKQLALAVCKEHLKCHQAFNLKPGTLWRLLQRLDVLRRPERVEAFIQACECDSRGRLGLEDRPYPQAQYVLEAMQLVRNIKAQDLPSDIQGPDIGEMLIERRIQALGVLKEQYQQTIDID
- the epmA gene encoding EF-P lysine aminoacylase EpmA → MSQSVSYQPTCDLQSIQARARMYTQIRQFFAERKVLEVETPVLSQAGVTDVHLASIQAQRHVMGKLSTHYLQTSPEFAMKRLLASGSGPIYQICKVFRDDEHGHKHNSEFSMLEWYRPGFSLKELMFEVTELLNGVLKARFGEVRPTVLSYKHAFMDRLDLNPLQATVPQLQDCCRRVGLNLDLGNDRLGYIDLLFSHMVEPSLGFDTVVFLTDFPPELASLAKTTLDEDGELVAARFELYIEGLELANAYDELIDAEVLRSRFEADNAERAALGLHVMPIDEYLLAALPKMPECSGIALGLDRLLMVATRQMKLEQVIAFPADIS
- a CDS encoding 4-phosphoerythronate dehydrogenase, which encodes MKIVADENLAFTDYFFAEFGDIQHRAGRSLSAQDVKDADALLVRSVTQVNATLLQGSRLKFVGSATIGTDHLDIAALENKQISWANAPGCNAQAVAEYVITALLHVQPDLLNAGQQFTLGIVGLGNVGSRLATLAKLLDWKVIAYDPYVQQEQVQQVEWTELLKQAHAVSLHVPLTKTGQYPTYHLINAVSLAHMQPETFLINSARGPVIEEQALIQDIQKTGRKVVLDVFEHEPEISEQLLDLLTLVTPHIAGYSLEGKARGTQIIYDAFCQTFGFDRHKQFETQLPVCEPFFQNQNLKMSLQQHLSQIYDIARDDASLRACLKDGKVDQQAFDHLRKTYPLRREWAAHGGPQA
- a CDS encoding CaiB/BaiF CoA transferase family protein gives rise to the protein MGALQGIRVLDLSRVLAGPWCGQILADLGAEVIKIERPHVGDDTRMWGPPWMSDQEGNATRESGYFQCANRNKYSVAVDIASAEGQELIREIAKTADVVIENYKAGSLAKYGLDYASLSALNPKLVYCSITGFGQDGPRAEEPGYDFIIQGMSGLMSITGESDDRPGGGAQKVGVAVVDIQTGLYATIAIQAALWSCQQSGRGQYIDMSLLDVQVAALANQGMNYLSSGVSPVRMGNHHPNIVPYQTFKAKDKEFIIACGNDKQFKDLCMAIDLPELLQDSRFQRNQDRVKHRDELIALLSEYFLRKNAKDWVDAIHAVKVPVGVINSIEEALAEPQVQHRGMVVDVPHPLNDRFQVIASPIKLSETPVEYRHAPPQLGQHTGFILSRFKTPEQLAALQAKGIIDGSIHSLADETVA
- a CDS encoding MFS transporter; this translates as MKNEINHTSAVAALKLPSNVGTLHRITAHTWKLAFIFAFISLVIDGVDIMLLSFSLTSLKAEFGLTSFQAGMLGSASLAGMALGGITGGWACDKFGRVKTIAWSVVFFSIMTCILGFTQSYEQFMILRFIGAFGLGSLYMACNTLMAEYVPTKYRTTVLGTLQTGQTIGYIVATLMAGAIIPDYGWRMLFYVTIIPAAFALIFMRFVPEPASWQEEKIKQLQNRHIKAEAEPTLPVAQQPAESIYKRIFGHQQHRKMFLLWMTTAAFLQFGYYGVNNWMPTYLETELNMNFKALTGYMVGAYTAMILGKILAGYLADKFGRRITFVFGTVSTAAFLPIIIFYNSPTNIAYLLVTFGFLYGIPYGVNATYMAETFSTDVRGTAIGGAYNMGRLGAAIAPATIGIIAAGGSFTLAFIVMGAAYFIAGVIPGLFIRERQYDPQANLVVPADEEAKAKKTVVSDRPAAVK